A window of Salvia splendens isolate huo1 chromosome 8, SspV2, whole genome shotgun sequence genomic DNA:
CGAGCAAGAAGCCGTTGCATGGAGCAGTTGGAGATCAGTTACACCAACTGATCTTACTCTATCTTACACTCCCTATAAATATTGCCGTAATCCAAAGAGCTCATTGAGAAGAAACGAGAGAAAGAAATCAGCTGAGGGATCATAACAACAATCTATGGCTAGAGTGAGAGATACACACTATCTTTGTGAGGAACTAGCTTGTATAGTCTTCGGTGTGATATGAGTTCATATGCGAAGAGGGAGTAGcttgttcttgagtgtgtgatcttgttgtatgattgtagttcttgatcgtgattgaagtaaatcgattcgttattctcccgtggacgtaggcttacgccgaaccacgtatatCCTCGTGTTCTTGTTGTTCCATTTCGTTTTTGCTCCGATCTCGATTtccaacaaatattatttgcgggtttggtagtagtgttttgtacggttcttttgggtgtttttatattgtgataaatacaccgactgataaattctgttaggaatctggtatttaagagggacagtgtcctcgccagtctttccaaagaatttatttggagaagtaattttatcgagtagaccccattgggttaactttgaaattactgaatcggttcatttcactatttgagagaaaattacccggttttctcaacacATTTCATCAACATTTACCATATGATGCTACTTAGTCAAATAAACACGACACATGAATTAATAAAGTTTTACTACATGGTatacttttgttttgttttgttttgtttgtgttccTCGTGTTGACAACCATCTAGACTAATTTTTCGTTCTAACAGTCAGCGGATTAAGCAGTAAGAGATTAGCTAAATGATTTGATTCATTCACATTATTCATGAACGATGTACTTAACCATCACTCCAATAATGttcattaaaaaatttaaatacaacacTTTAACGAAGCACTATACAACAAATTTATGAATGGTCTCCTAGATAAAAGTAAACCTAAATAATGAATTATTctaatatacaaaattaaaaagaatgaTTTAAACAGTGAACTGGTAGAGTAATTATCAATTAGTTTTATGATGAAAATTTCACTGTATTTGGTTGACAAGTATACAACAAAAATTTATGAGCTTTGATAGGGTAGATAACTCATCTAGGAATAGAATTTTAAGAACAAAAATGACTATGACTAATTGTAGTGTTGTCGGTTTTAATAGATATATAATTATGAGATGTAATCtagaattgagttgtgagattattttagttggagtagagaatgaatatgactaattatcactcCTAATACATGAATACAATGAGTTAAATTCAGTCTCATGAACTACAAAACTAAGcacaatacatatttaatcttaGATACAATTTTACAAATGAAATTAAGTACAAGTTTTTTCTTCTTGGAGTCCACTTTTCCATTGTCAAATAACTTGCGTTTTAGAGGAAAAAGCTGATTGAATCCTTTTTCACAAAAGCAGAATATTACTCCTATCTGGGAATGCaatcaaaaaacaaaattggaaaaaaagcATGTGATACAAGTCAGAACCTGAATAACCACAGCTGTTATTTCTATGCCCCAATCATACATTATATCCCCCAGTACACTAAAACATCCATACAAAAACCTGCGattaaacaaacaaacaaaaaaactaaCCTGCCCACTGTAGAAAAACTAAAACTCCCCGACCCGACCCGCATTGTACGAACTGCACCGTTTGAGACTCGGCAGCGGTTCCTCCTTCTTCGTCTCCACAATGCTCCCGCTGAAGTAGTCCTTCTCCTCCAGTTTCGGCCTCCCTCCGCCGCTGCGCGGTACTCTCATTCTGTACTGCGATATCACCTGCCCTGCCCCACAGTCCTTGAACGACAGCGACCCGCAGGTGATCAATTGCATCAGAACAGACGATTTAGTCGTCGCCGCCCTCTGAATCTGCTGCCCTTTCGAATTCGACGTCGTTTCCGGCTGTGCCACTATCGACCGCCCGTCCGCCTTCAGCAGCGTCTCCAGCGTCTCGGGGCTCGAATcggacggcggcggcggcgagatCTCGATCTCGTCGCGtgtctctttcttcttcttctcctcctccgctATTTCAGGCGGAGGCCGGCGCCGCCTCCGCCGCACGTCGTCTGTCTGAGTGGACGCGTCGGCGGCTGATCGGAATGAGGGCTCCGCCTTGTACACGCTGTACTCGTACTCGATCGAGCTGCAAGATTGGTTCCGGCGGCGCCTGTGGCCGGCATCCGGTTGATTCTCCGGCGGCGGAGGAAGAGGACTCTCGGGGAACGAATTTTCGAGAAGCTCAGAGCCTTTGAGGACGTATTCGTCGCCGCGAGCAGGGTAGATGAAATCGTTCTCCGATAGATCGTGCCACACAAATCCGTTTTTGTAGCTCCTGAAttcaaaattcca
This region includes:
- the LOC121745498 gene encoding protein SOSEKI 5-like, yielding MAVSGRMSELQLPKSCRHHISPDRTKVCSEPLKSDRRSVPVVYYLSRNGQLEHPHFIEVPLSSSAHALFLRDVIGRLNVLRGKGMAAIYSWSCKRSYKNGFVWHDLSENDFIYPARGDEYVLKGSELLENSFPESPLPPPPENQPDAGHRRRRNQSCSSIEYEYSVYKAEPSFRSAADASTQTDDVRRRRRRPPPEIAEEEKKKKETRDEIEISPPPPSDSSPETLETLLKADGRSIVAQPETTSNSKGQQIQRAATTKSSVLMQLITCGSLSFKDCGAGQVISQYRMRVPRSGGGRPKLEEKDYFSGSIVETKKEEPLPSLKRCSSYNAGRVGEF